From Leptotrichia wadei, one genomic window encodes:
- a CDS encoding TIGR00282 family metallophosphoesterase produces MKFLIIGDVVGRPGRNTLFKYLEKRRQNYDFIIVNGENSAGGFGINVKIAKEMFERGVNVITLGNHSWDKREIYSYINEQKNLIRPINFTKEAPGNGYTIVEKNGVKVAVINAQCKVFMPPIACPFLAVEEVLPKIKEETDIIILDFHGEATSEKQAMGWNLTGRVSAVYGTHTHTQTADERILPGGTAYISDIGMTGGHDGILGMNRRESIQRFKDGMPTRYSVCEENLRINGIELEVNEKTGKAVSIKRVNMGYDEI; encoded by the coding sequence ATGAAATTTTTAATAATTGGGGATGTTGTTGGAAGACCTGGCAGAAATACGCTGTTTAAATATTTGGAAAAAAGACGGCAAAATTATGATTTTATTATTGTAAATGGAGAAAATTCTGCTGGCGGATTTGGAATAAATGTGAAAATTGCGAAGGAAATGTTTGAAAGAGGCGTAAATGTCATAACTTTGGGAAATCATAGCTGGGATAAGAGAGAAATTTATTCTTATATTAATGAGCAGAAAAATTTGATTAGACCTATTAATTTTACAAAGGAAGCACCTGGAAACGGATACACAATTGTAGAGAAAAATGGGGTAAAAGTGGCAGTTATAAATGCACAATGCAAAGTGTTCATGCCGCCAATTGCTTGTCCGTTTTTGGCAGTTGAGGAGGTTTTGCCTAAAATAAAGGAAGAAACAGATATTATTATACTTGATTTTCACGGAGAAGCTACTTCAGAAAAGCAGGCTATGGGATGGAATTTAACTGGAAGAGTATCGGCAGTTTATGGAACTCATACGCATACTCAAACGGCTGATGAAAGAATATTGCCTGGAGGAACAGCTTATATTTCAGATATTGGAATGACTGGAGGACATGACGGTATTTTGGGAATGAATAGGAGGGAAAGTATTCAAAGATTTAAAGATGGAATGCCGACAAGATATTCTGTATGCGAAGAAAATTTAAGAATTAATGGAATTGAACTGGAAGTAAATGAAAAGACAGGAAAAGCAGTTTCTATAAAACGTGTAAACATGGGATATGATGAAATATAA